One Oscillospiraceae bacterium genomic region harbors:
- a CDS encoding ABC transporter permease subunit produces MPVKFWQRAAALAAWIVVWQLAAVSLGHGGLFLATPMQTLQALAQLAPTAGFWQRIVFSALRILAGFLLAVVGGLVLGALGARWRWVRIFIEPAMQLIRAMPVASFVILALLWVRSANLSVVVSFTHVLPVVYAGVQGGIADTDSQLLEMAHVYRLPLITRLRYIWLPGIFPSFCESCIAAMGMCWKSGVSAEVIGLPDHSVGDALYRAKITLSTPDVFAWTLVIVLLSALLSTVAARLLRAVKARLCGEVQA; encoded by the coding sequence ATGCCGGTTAAATTCTGGCAGCGAGCCGCCGCCCTGGCCGCATGGATCGTGGTCTGGCAGTTGGCGGCTGTCTCTCTGGGGCACGGCGGGCTATTTCTCGCCACACCGATGCAAACACTGCAGGCGCTGGCTCAGCTGGCGCCTACAGCTGGTTTCTGGCAGCGCATCGTGTTCAGTGCTCTGCGCATATTGGCCGGGTTCCTGCTGGCGGTCGTCGGTGGGCTGGTGCTGGGTGCGTTGGGTGCTCGCTGGCGCTGGGTGCGCATTTTTATTGAGCCTGCCATGCAGCTTATCCGCGCCATGCCAGTAGCCAGCTTTGTCATCCTGGCTTTGCTGTGGGTGCGCAGTGCTAACCTTTCGGTGGTAGTCAGCTTTACCCATGTGCTGCCGGTGGTCTACGCCGGGGTGCAGGGCGGCATTGCTGATACGGACTCTCAACTGTTGGAGATGGCCCATGTCTACCGCCTGCCGCTCATCACTAGGCTGCGGTATATCTGGCTGCCCGGCATTTTCCCGTCGTTTTGTGAAAGCTGCATTGCCGCCATGGGTATGTGCTGGAAAAGCGGCGTCTCGGCCGAGGTCATCGGCCTGCCGGACCATTCGGTCGGCGACGCGCTCTACCGCGCCAAAATCACCCTGTCCACGCCCGATGTGTTCGCCTGGACGCTGGTCATCGTGCTGCTTTCGGCGCTGCTGTCCACCGTGGCCGCCCGGCTGTTGCGGGCCGTAAAAGCCCGTCTTTGCGGGGAGGTGCAGGCATGA
- a CDS encoding beta-methylgalactoside transporter, with amino-acid sequence MEKKFDVKKFLSNNAIIILIALLALFVGSTTQNFFTVTNGKNLLLNVAPRFIIACGVSGCLITKGTDLSAGRQVGLAACFSAMLLQSVDYSARMLPWLPDIPWPVALLIVIAIMACFGAINGCIIAFLKVPPFIATLGMQTIVYGLCSVITNNQPMGGYKQSYLTVASGTLGPIPFLAIFALIVGIFFWFLYNKTRHGKYMYAIGGNENAAQVAGVNVTASLIRIYILASCMYALGGFLVGAKAGGASTNTGNGYELEAIAACTIGGVSTNGGVGKVSGVLVGVLVFEVLKICLQFLGVDPAYTYIAQGLVIVIAVALDLRKYLAKK; translated from the coding sequence ATGGAGAAAAAATTCGATGTAAAAAAGTTCCTTTCCAATAACGCCATCATCATCCTGATCGCTCTGCTGGCGTTGTTTGTAGGTTCTACTACCCAGAACTTCTTTACCGTTACCAACGGCAAAAACCTGCTGCTGAACGTTGCCCCGCGTTTCATCATCGCCTGCGGCGTTTCCGGCTGCTTGATCACCAAGGGCACGGACCTGTCCGCAGGCCGCCAGGTCGGCCTGGCCGCCTGCTTCTCCGCCATGCTGCTGCAGAGTGTTGACTACTCTGCCCGCATGCTGCCCTGGCTGCCCGATATTCCGTGGCCCGTGGCCCTGCTAATCGTCATAGCGATCATGGCCTGCTTTGGTGCCATCAACGGCTGCATTATCGCATTCCTGAAGGTTCCTCCTTTCATCGCTACGCTGGGCATGCAGACCATCGTTTACGGCCTGTGCTCCGTCATCACCAACAACCAGCCCATGGGCGGTTACAAGCAGAGCTACCTGACGGTTGCCAGCGGCACGCTGGGCCCCATCCCGTTCCTGGCCATCTTTGCACTGATCGTCGGCATCTTCTTCTGGTTCCTGTACAATAAGACCCGTCACGGCAAGTACATGTACGCCATCGGCGGCAACGAGAATGCTGCCCAGGTCGCCGGTGTTAACGTCACTGCTTCTCTGATCCGTATCTACATCCTGGCATCCTGCATGTATGCTCTCGGTGGTTTCCTCGTCGGCGCAAAGGCCGGCGGCGCTTCCACCAACACCGGCAACGGCTATGAGCTGGAAGCTATCGCAGCCTGCACCATCGGCGGCGTTTCCACCAACGGCGGCGTCGGCAAGGTCTCCGGCGTTCTGGTCGGTGTTTTGGTCTTTGAAGTCCTGAAGATCTGCCTGCAGTTCCTGGGCGTCGACCCCGCTTACACCTACATTGCACAGGGCCTTGTCATCGTCATCGCCGTTGCCCTTGACCTGCGCAAGTACCTGGCCAAGAAGTAA
- a CDS encoding Crp/Fnr family transcriptional regulator produces the protein MEYTPYFDTLRKTRLLRGMTDAELTLLTESLAPRVRRYDKGELLLMAGYETKDVGIILEGEITATKPMPDGTPITMARMGPGGVFADVLAGGRSKSPVNVTAAVPCLVLYLPYDGMLRPSGELSAAHWKLLQNWLETISGKYFSLDCRLELLCCKSLRGRICLWLLEQRDQTGSDTFTITMTRAELAAYLNCDRSALSRELSRMQEDGLIELFRSTFKLLDPERLANEM, from the coding sequence ATGGAGTACACCCCTTATTTTGATACATTGCGCAAGACCCGTCTGCTGCGCGGCATGACGGATGCGGAGCTGACCCTGCTGACGGAAAGCCTGGCCCCGCGGGTGCGCCGGTACGATAAAGGCGAACTGCTGCTGATGGCCGGATACGAGACAAAAGACGTGGGCATCATTTTGGAAGGCGAGATCACAGCCACCAAGCCGATGCCTGACGGTACGCCCATCACGATGGCCCGCATGGGGCCGGGCGGCGTGTTTGCCGATGTGCTGGCAGGCGGCCGCAGCAAAAGCCCGGTCAACGTGACGGCGGCTGTTCCCTGCCTGGTGCTGTACCTGCCCTACGATGGTATGCTGCGGCCAAGCGGAGAGTTGAGCGCTGCCCACTGGAAGCTGCTGCAGAACTGGCTGGAGACGATCAGCGGGAAATATTTTTCGCTGGACTGCCGCCTGGAATTACTGTGCTGCAAGAGCCTGCGCGGGCGCATCTGCCTGTGGCTGCTGGAACAGCGCGACCAGACCGGCAGCGACACCTTTACTATCACAATGACCCGCGCGGAACTGGCCGCCTACCTGAACTGTGACCGCAGCGCTTTAAGCCGCGAACTGAGCCGCATGCAGGAAGACGGCCTGATCGAACTGTTCCGCAGTACCTTCAAACTGCTTGACCCGGAAAGGTTGGCAAATGAAATGTAA
- a CDS encoding ABC transporter substrate-binding protein: protein MKLKRILSAVAAFALCASLAGCGASASSVAESTAESASTEAVSTVEEEASPETSAETTALRVAGLKGPTTMGLVNMLTADDAADLVDFNMYGAADEVVPLLVKGDIDAAAVPANLAATLYQKTNGAVEVACVNTLGVLYIVENGETINSVADLKGQTLVTTGKGTTPEYVLRYVLSENGIDPDNDVTIEYCSEATEALSKVQAGEATIAMLPQPFVTSALSQVEGLRVALDMNEEWQKVAGSKLVTGVLVVRKDAVEADADRFTAFMDAYQASVDTANTDLEGTAALCEEYGIVAKAALAQKALPQCNIVFETGDQMKTDLTTYYQVLFDADPTSVGGSMPADDFYYAG, encoded by the coding sequence ATGAAACTGAAACGTATTCTTTCTGCTGTTGCCGCCTTTGCGCTCTGCGCATCTCTGGCCGGCTGCGGCGCATCCGCATCTTCTGTGGCTGAATCCACCGCCGAGTCCGCTTCTACCGAAGCCGTCTCCACCGTGGAGGAGGAAGCCAGCCCCGAAACCTCTGCCGAGACCACTGCCCTGCGCGTGGCTGGCCTGAAAGGCCCCACCACCATGGGCCTGGTCAACATGCTGACAGCTGACGATGCCGCCGACCTGGTCGACTTCAACATGTACGGTGCTGCCGACGAGGTCGTGCCCCTGCTGGTCAAGGGTGACATCGACGCCGCCGCTGTGCCCGCTAACCTAGCTGCTACCCTGTACCAGAAGACCAACGGTGCCGTTGAGGTTGCCTGCGTCAACACGCTGGGCGTGCTGTACATCGTCGAAAATGGCGAGACCATAAACAGCGTCGCTGATCTCAAGGGCCAGACCCTCGTCACCACCGGCAAGGGCACCACGCCGGAGTATGTCCTGCGCTATGTCCTGTCCGAGAACGGCATCGACCCCGACAACGATGTCACCATCGAGTACTGCAGCGAAGCCACCGAGGCTCTGAGCAAGGTCCAGGCTGGCGAGGCCACCATCGCCATGCTGCCCCAGCCTTTCGTGACCAGCGCTCTGTCCCAGGTCGAGGGCCTGCGCGTTGCCCTGGATATGAACGAGGAATGGCAGAAGGTCGCCGGTTCCAAGCTGGTCACCGGCGTTCTGGTCGTCCGCAAGGACGCCGTTGAGGCCGATGCCGACCGCTTCACCGCTTTCATGGACGCTTACCAGGCCAGCGTGGACACCGCCAACACCGATCTGGAAGGCACTGCCGCCCTGTGCGAGGAGTACGGCATCGTTGCCAAGGCTGCCCTGGCCCAGAAGGCCCTGCCCCAGTGCAATATCGTGTTCGAGACCGGCGACCAGATGAAAACCGACCTGACCACCTACTATCAGGTCCTGTTCGACGCTGACCCCACCAGTGTGGGTGGCAGCATGCCGGCTGACGACTTCTACTATGCCGGTTAA
- a CDS encoding ATP-binding cassette domain-containing protein, producing the protein MSIVIENLCKSFGTHAVLQNFNWTVDRPMVLMGASGCGKTTMLRILSGLETADSGTVTGVVTPAVVFQEDRLCPQLTAVDNLVLTGHGLTAAQARSDLQSLGFTEADLRLPAVRLSGGQKRRAALLRALLCQDAQTLLMDEPFTGMDADLVRDAAAVTRRLAGERPTILVTHDRTAAELLGWPIREI; encoded by the coding sequence ATGAGCATCGTTATCGAAAACCTCTGCAAAAGCTTCGGCACCCACGCCGTGCTGCAAAATTTCAATTGGACGGTAGACCGCCCCATGGTACTGATGGGCGCTTCCGGCTGTGGAAAAACCACGATGCTGCGCATCCTGTCAGGGCTGGAGACCGCCGACAGCGGCACCGTCACCGGCGTGGTGACCCCTGCCGTCGTCTTTCAGGAGGACCGTCTTTGCCCTCAGCTGACTGCCGTAGACAACCTTGTGCTGACAGGCCACGGTCTGACCGCCGCCCAGGCCCGCAGCGACTTGCAATCCCTTGGCTTTACCGAGGCTGACCTGCGCCTGCCTGCCGTGCGGCTTTCCGGCGGACAAAAGCGCCGCGCCGCCCTGCTGCGCGCCTTGCTGTGCCAGGATGCACAAACGCTGCTGATGGACGAACCCTTCACCGGCATGGATGCCGACCTGGTGCGCGATGCCGCCGCCGTTACCCGCCGCCTGGCAGGGGAGCGGCCCACGATTTTGGTCACCCATGATCGCACCGCAGCCGAGCTGCTCGGCTGGCCTATCCGCGAAATTTAA
- the hemW gene encoding radical SAM family heme chaperone HemW, which yields MSDLYGIYLHIPYCRAKCRYCDFYSAPGARGVPQAYVSALLRELAKNDRRPDTLYFGGGTPALLSPAQVESLITAANPLPGAEITLEANPDVVMQESLAGFRAAGVTRISFGVQSASNAQLRRLGRTHTAERAAQALAWARAAGFEEICGDIMLALPEYSNAEFDATLALLRDGGCTHISAYLLKVEPGTAFYRNPPAGLPDGDAAADFYLYAVAQLEKAGYQQYEISNFCRPGHEGRHNLLYWDCCDYQGYGPAAHSCVGRVRKYWPDDVQAFIEGTAAEAMEDDCTAEDFLLMQLRLRRGLSLAEYGRWGGSFTSAQKQFIRQCVAHGYAEFDEKTLRLTPAGMVVQNSILTELM from the coding sequence ATGTCTGATTTGTACGGAATTTATCTGCATATTCCCTACTGCCGGGCCAAATGCCGGTATTGTGATTTCTACTCGGCTCCCGGTGCGCGGGGAGTGCCGCAGGCCTATGTGAGTGCGCTGCTGCGAGAGCTTGCAAAGAACGACCGCCGCCCGGATACGCTCTACTTTGGCGGCGGGACGCCTGCCCTGCTTTCGCCTGCCCAGGTAGAAAGCCTGATTACGGCGGCGAATCCTTTGCCGGGGGCGGAGATAACGCTGGAGGCCAACCCCGATGTGGTGATGCAGGAAAGCTTGGCAGGCTTCCGCGCGGCAGGGGTGACGCGCATCAGCTTTGGCGTGCAGAGCGCCAGCAACGCCCAGTTGCGGCGGCTGGGGCGCACCCACACCGCCGAAAGGGCCGCACAGGCACTGGCCTGGGCGCGGGCGGCGGGTTTTGAGGAAATCTGCGGCGACATTATGCTGGCATTGCCGGAGTACAGCAACGCCGAGTTTGATGCTACGCTTGCCTTGTTGCGGGACGGCGGCTGTACGCATATTTCGGCTTACCTATTAAAGGTAGAGCCGGGCACGGCGTTTTACCGCAACCCGCCCGCGGGCCTGCCGGACGGCGACGCGGCGGCGGACTTTTATTTATATGCGGTGGCCCAGCTGGAAAAGGCCGGGTACCAGCAGTATGAGATCAGTAACTTCTGCCGCCCCGGCCATGAGGGACGGCACAACCTGCTGTACTGGGATTGCTGCGACTACCAGGGCTACGGCCCTGCGGCCCACAGTTGTGTGGGCCGTGTACGGAAATACTGGCCGGACGATGTGCAGGCGTTTATTGAGGGCACCGCCGCCGAAGCGATGGAGGACGATTGCACGGCCGAGGATTTTTTGCTGATGCAGCTTCGCCTGCGCAGAGGATTAAGCTTAGCCGAATATGGCCGCTGGGGCGGCAGCTTTACCTCGGCGCAGAAACAGTTTATCCGCCAGTGCGTGGCCCACGGCTACGCCGAGTTTGACGAGAAAACGCTTCGCCTTACTCCCGCCGGTATGGTGGTACAGAACTCTATTTTGACCGAATTGATGTGA
- a CDS encoding Bax inhibitor-1/YccA family protein, with protein sequence MYQNYNDISYAESPFGTLNQYMTKTFGWMFAGLLVTFAVAIGAISTGLVYAFINSGVFFITCIAELILVGVLSARVTSLQPGTATGIFFAYAALNGLNLCSIFLIYDLGSLVLAFLVGAVYFGVMAVYGATTNRSLVGWGPKLMGGLIAIIICSLVGSLFSLFGFSFGIGDLLLCAVGLFLFMGLTAYDTQMLKHHYAYFGGDAAMLHKASIIGALNLYLDFINIFLYVVRLLGRRRDS encoded by the coding sequence ATGTATCAGAATTACAATGATATTTCTTATGCTGAAAGTCCGTTTGGAACCTTAAATCAATATATGACCAAGACCTTCGGCTGGATGTTTGCCGGTCTGCTGGTCACCTTCGCCGTGGCCATCGGTGCTATTTCCACCGGTTTGGTCTATGCTTTCATCAACAGCGGCGTCTTCTTCATCACCTGCATTGCAGAGCTGATTTTGGTCGGTGTACTGTCCGCCCGTGTCACCAGCCTGCAGCCAGGCACCGCTACTGGCATCTTCTTTGCCTATGCGGCGCTCAACGGCCTGAACCTCTGCTCCATCTTCCTGATCTATGATCTGGGCAGCTTGGTGCTGGCCTTCCTGGTGGGCGCTGTCTACTTCGGCGTTATGGCCGTGTACGGTGCTACCACCAACCGCAGCCTGGTCGGCTGGGGCCCCAAATTGATGGGCGGTTTGATTGCCATTATCATCTGCTCCCTGGTTGGCAGCCTGTTCAGCCTGTTTGGCTTCAGCTTTGGCATTGGTGATCTGCTGCTCTGCGCCGTTGGTCTGTTCCTGTTCATGGGTCTGACCGCCTATGATACCCAGATGCTCAAGCATCACTACGCCTATTTCGGCGGTGATGCAGCCATGCTGCACAAGGCTTCCATTATCGGTGCACTGAACCTCTACCTCGACTTCATCAACATCTTCCTGTACGTGGTGCGTCTGCTTGGCCGCCGCCGCGACAGCTAA
- a CDS encoding flavin reductase family protein: MSRQVWKGSTLLNPEPPVLVSCGSPEKPNLITVGWCGTICTQPPMLSISVRPERYSHKLIKESGEFVVNLPTESLVKAIDWCGVKSGRDVDKFAAMHLTAAPAAKLGTVLLEESPVNLECKVTQVIPLGSHDLFLAECVAVDVDEKLLDENGKLCLNKAKLIVYSHGDYLALGRKLGSFGYSVRKKKKPIKK; encoded by the coding sequence ATGAGCCGTCAGGTCTGGAAAGGTTCTACCCTGCTGAACCCGGAGCCGCCGGTGCTGGTGAGCTGCGGCAGCCCGGAAAAGCCGAATCTTATCACCGTAGGCTGGTGCGGTACCATCTGCACCCAGCCGCCGATGCTGTCCATCAGCGTGCGGCCAGAGCGATACAGCCATAAGCTTATCAAGGAAAGCGGCGAGTTCGTGGTAAACCTGCCCACCGAGAGCCTGGTAAAGGCTATCGATTGGTGCGGCGTGAAAAGCGGCCGCGATGTGGACAAGTTTGCCGCCATGCATCTGACCGCTGCCCCCGCCGCCAAGTTGGGCACGGTGCTGCTGGAAGAAAGCCCGGTCAATTTGGAGTGCAAGGTGACGCAGGTCATCCCGCTGGGCAGCCACGATCTGTTTTTGGCTGAGTGCGTAGCCGTGGATGTGGACGAAAAGCTGCTGGACGAAAACGGAAAACTCTGCCTGAACAAGGCAAAGCTGATCGTCTACTCCCATGGGGACTATCTGGCACTGGGCCGCAAGCTGGGCAGCTTTGGCTACAGCGTGCGCAAAAAGAAAAAGCCGATTAAAAAGTAA
- the pheS gene encoding phenylalanine--tRNA ligase subunit alpha, translating to MEEKIKELRAAIEEAAAAVTDQAQLSDFWQKFLSKNGAVAGLTKSLRDVPKEDRPAVGKTINEFKQWAEGQYQALSVQVEQAALAARNAAETVDITMPPKVRLNGSLHPITLVKNEIVDVFAGMGFEIYEGPEIEDDDHNFTRLNVPKNHPARDMQDTFYVADDIVLRTQTSGGQIRVMDMEKPPIKVLVPGRVFRSDSDATHSPMFHQMEGLVVDKGITLCDLQGMLDKFVQALFGADVKTRLRPSYFPFTEPSVEVDVSCFECGGKGCPLCKHTGWIEVLGAGVVHHSVLENCGIDPNVYSGFAFGIGIERIAMLKYGINNIGLMFENDLRFLKQFED from the coding sequence ATGGAAGAGAAAATCAAAGAGCTGCGCGCGGCGATTGAAGAAGCTGCCGCCGCTGTCACCGATCAGGCACAGCTGTCGGACTTCTGGCAGAAATTCCTGAGCAAAAACGGCGCTGTTGCCGGGCTGACCAAGTCCCTGCGCGATGTGCCCAAAGAGGATCGCCCTGCCGTTGGCAAGACCATCAACGAGTTCAAGCAGTGGGCCGAGGGCCAGTATCAGGCCCTGTCCGTCCAGGTGGAGCAGGCTGCCCTGGCTGCCCGCAACGCCGCCGAAACCGTGGACATCACCATGCCCCCGAAGGTTCGCCTGAACGGCAGCCTGCATCCCATCACTCTCGTCAAGAACGAGATCGTTGACGTTTTCGCCGGCATGGGCTTTGAGATCTACGAAGGTCCCGAGATCGAGGATGACGACCACAACTTCACCCGCCTGAATGTACCCAAGAATCACCCCGCCCGCGATATGCAGGACACCTTCTATGTGGCCGATGACATCGTGCTGCGCACCCAGACCAGCGGCGGCCAGATCCGCGTGATGGATATGGAAAAGCCCCCCATCAAAGTGCTGGTCCCAGGCCGCGTCTTCCGCTCTGACTCCGATGCCACCCACTCCCCGATGTTCCATCAGATGGAGGGTCTGGTCGTGGACAAAGGCATCACCCTGTGCGACCTGCAGGGCATGCTGGACAAGTTCGTCCAGGCTTTGTTCGGCGCTGACGTCAAGACCCGTCTGCGCCCGTCCTACTTCCCGTTCACCGAGCCCAGCGTCGAGGTCGACGTTTCCTGCTTCGAGTGCGGCGGCAAGGGCTGCCCGCTGTGCAAGCACACCGGCTGGATCGAGGTCCTGGGTGCCGGTGTTGTGCACCACAGCGTGCTGGAGAACTGCGGCATTGACCCCAACGTCTATTCCGGCTTTGCCTTTGGCATCGGCATCGAGCGTATCGCCATGCTCAAATACGGCATCAACAACATCGGCCTGATGTTTGAAAACGATCTGCGCTTCTTGAAGCAGTTCGAGGATTGA
- a CDS encoding sugar ABC transporter ATP-binding protein — translation MSEYRLEMCDVVKTFPGVKALNHAQLKLKPGTVHALMGENGAGKSTLMKCMFGIYHMDEGKVIYEGQEVQIKGPLDALNRGIAMVHQELQPIPERSIGENIYVGRYPTKKYGPVTVIDHDKMYEDAAKVLKEVHLNYDPHAKLGTLSVSQMQLVEIAKAVSADCKVLILDEPTSSLTAAEVEALFTIVDELRAKGVSIVYISHKMDEILRISDEVTIMRDGQYIGTWEAKELTTDMIITKMVGRELSNLYPPRSNTPGEVVFEVKDFTSINPKSFRHVNFNVRKGEILGVAGLVGAQRTELMEGLFGLRCHTSGTITYKGKELTINQPQDAIKNGIAMLTEDRRATGILGVLSIADNVSIASLNKYLIGGIMLDDNKIEKLVQDNVAKLSIKTPSSKTQIQSLSGGNQQKVLIARWLANDPDVFIMDEPTRGIDVGAKYEIYCIIAEMAKQGKSIIMISSEMSELIGMSDRIMVMCDGRCTGFIDGDKANQENIMTLATQFE, via the coding sequence TTGTCAGAGTACCGCTTGGAGATGTGTGATGTCGTCAAGACGTTCCCCGGCGTCAAGGCACTGAATCACGCACAGCTGAAATTGAAACCCGGCACCGTCCATGCACTGATGGGCGAGAACGGCGCGGGCAAGTCCACCTTGATGAAGTGTATGTTCGGTATCTACCACATGGACGAAGGCAAGGTTATTTATGAGGGGCAGGAGGTTCAGATCAAGGGACCTCTGGATGCACTGAATCGCGGCATTGCGATGGTGCACCAGGAATTGCAGCCCATCCCGGAGCGTTCCATCGGCGAGAATATCTACGTCGGGCGCTACCCAACCAAGAAATACGGACCCGTCACCGTCATCGACCACGACAAGATGTATGAGGATGCGGCCAAGGTCCTGAAGGAAGTCCATCTGAATTATGATCCGCACGCAAAGCTCGGAACCTTGAGTGTTTCCCAGATGCAGCTGGTTGAGATCGCCAAGGCGGTCTCCGCAGACTGCAAGGTACTGATCCTCGACGAGCCGACCTCCTCGCTGACGGCGGCCGAGGTCGAGGCGTTGTTCACCATCGTGGACGAGCTGCGCGCCAAGGGCGTTTCCATCGTCTACATCAGCCACAAGATGGACGAAATTCTTCGCATCAGCGATGAAGTCACCATCATGCGTGACGGCCAGTACATCGGTACTTGGGAGGCCAAGGAACTGACCACCGATATGATCATCACCAAGATGGTCGGACGTGAGCTGTCGAACCTCTACCCGCCGCGCTCGAATACGCCCGGTGAGGTCGTGTTTGAGGTCAAGGACTTCACGTCCATCAACCCCAAGAGCTTCCGTCACGTCAACTTCAACGTCCGCAAGGGCGAGATCCTCGGCGTTGCGGGTCTGGTCGGTGCCCAGCGCACCGAGCTGATGGAGGGTCTGTTCGGTCTGCGCTGCCACACGTCGGGCACCATCACCTATAAGGGCAAGGAACTGACCATCAACCAGCCGCAGGACGCCATCAAAAACGGTATCGCCATGCTGACAGAGGACCGCCGCGCCACCGGTATTCTGGGTGTGCTTTCCATTGCGGATAACGTCTCCATTGCATCGCTGAACAAGTATCTGATCGGCGGCATCATGCTGGACGACAACAAAATCGAAAAGCTCGTGCAAGATAATGTCGCCAAGCTGTCTATCAAGACGCCGTCCTCCAAAACGCAGATTCAATCGCTGTCCGGCGGTAACCAGCAGAAGGTGCTGATTGCCCGCTGGCTGGCCAACGACCCCGATGTTTTCATCATGGACGAGCCGACCCGCGGCATCGACGTCGGTGCAAAGTATGAAATTTACTGCATCATCGCCGAGATGGCCAAACAGGGCAAGAGCATCATCATGATCTCCTCGGAAATGAGCGAGCTGATCGGCATGTCTGACCGCATCATGGTCATGTGCGATGGCCGCTGCACCGGCTTTATCGATGGTGATAAGGCAAATCAGGAGAACATCATGACGCTGGCTACCCAGTTTGAATAA
- a CDS encoding glycosyltransferase family 2 protein — protein sequence MNDRKDPILYIVIPCYNEQEVLPITAPLFLQKINDLAAAGKISPDSRVLFVNDGSRDRTWEIINELAASDEHYVGICQSRNRGHQNAVLAGLMEAKDRCDITISIDCDGQDDINAMDGMVDAYRDGCDVVYGVRSKRDTDTFFKRFTAESFYKLLNAMGAEVVYNHADYRLMSARVLQEFAKFKEVNLFLRGMVPLVGFKSTSVAYERHERIAGESHYPLSKMLSLAFDGITSLSIKPIRFITGFGVIVALISFIGVIWAMVEAILGLTVSGWASMTSIICFVSGVQLICLGVIGEYIGKIYMETKHRPRYIISETTPNFGETKEDNA from the coding sequence ATGAATGACCGCAAAGACCCGATCCTTTACATCGTCATCCCCTGCTATAATGAGCAGGAGGTGCTGCCGATTACGGCACCACTGTTTTTGCAGAAAATCAACGACCTGGCGGCGGCTGGGAAGATCAGCCCCGACAGCCGGGTGCTGTTTGTGAATGATGGCTCTAGGGATCGCACCTGGGAGATCATCAACGAGCTGGCGGCCAGTGATGAACACTATGTCGGTATCTGTCAGAGCCGCAACCGTGGGCACCAGAACGCTGTGCTGGCGGGCCTGATGGAGGCAAAAGACCGCTGCGACATCACGATTTCCATCGATTGCGACGGCCAGGACGACATCAACGCCATGGACGGCATGGTGGATGCTTATCGGGACGGCTGCGATGTGGTGTACGGTGTGCGCAGCAAGCGCGATACCGATACTTTCTTTAAGCGTTTTACCGCCGAAAGTTTTTATAAACTGCTGAACGCCATGGGGGCTGAGGTGGTGTACAACCACGCTGACTACCGCCTGATGAGCGCCCGTGTACTGCAGGAGTTTGCCAAGTTCAAAGAGGTAAACCTCTTCCTGCGCGGCATGGTGCCGCTGGTTGGCTTTAAGTCGACCAGCGTAGCCTACGAGCGCCACGAGCGCATTGCAGGTGAGAGCCACTATCCCCTGTCCAAGATGCTGTCGCTGGCCTTTGACGGTATCACCAGCCTGTCCATCAAACCCATCCGCTTTATTACCGGGTTCGGAGTGATCGTGGCACTTATCAGCTTTATTGGTGTGATCTGGGCCATGGTGGAGGCCATCCTGGGGCTGACGGTCTCCGGCTGGGCCAGCATGACCAGCATTATCTGCTTTGTGTCCGGCGTGCAGCTGATCTGCCTGGGCGTGATTGGCGAGTACATCGGCAAAATCTACATGGAGACCAAGCATCGCCCGCGCTATATTATCAGCGAGACGACGCCGAACTTTGGCGAAACCAAGGAGGACAACGCATGA